The following coding sequences are from one Microbacterium sp. SORGH_AS_0969 window:
- the murC gene encoding UDP-N-acetylmuramate--L-alanine ligase, with the protein MIRPDLSLPIPETITSAHFIGVGGSGMSGLARMFLDRGIRVSGSDRADSAALRDLAARGATVYVGHDAAHLGDADTVVHTGAIWPENPEFVTAKERGLHVIHRSQALHWLIGGRRLVSVAGAHGKTTSTGMIVTALRALEVDPTFVNGGVLADLGASSGTGSDDLVVIEADESDGTFELYDTAVALITNVDPDHLDHYGSRDAFDAAFARFADAASEAVVISSDDAGARAVRERITHANVVTFGEDSAADVRLSGIRTDGPVAFTLTADGESVDVQLRVPGAHNAVNAAGAVAVLRVLGHSLTDAARAVEGFGGTVRRFELHGVAQGVSVYDDYAHHPTEVAAALSAARTVVGEGRIIAIQQPHTYSRTQEMYREFAEVLETHADHTVMLDVYGAREDPVPGVTGELVSGAFTDPEHVHYVPDWQAAADYTARIARPGDYVITLGCGNVYQIIPQVLEALSRTEAAAV; encoded by the coding sequence ATGATCAGACCCGACCTGAGCCTCCCCATCCCCGAGACCATCACCTCCGCGCACTTCATCGGCGTGGGCGGTTCGGGCATGTCCGGGCTCGCCCGCATGTTCCTCGACCGCGGCATCCGGGTCTCCGGTTCCGACCGCGCCGACAGCGCCGCTCTGCGGGACCTCGCCGCTCGCGGTGCGACCGTGTACGTCGGTCACGACGCCGCGCACCTGGGAGACGCCGACACGGTCGTTCACACGGGCGCGATCTGGCCCGAGAACCCCGAGTTCGTCACCGCCAAGGAGCGCGGGCTGCACGTCATCCACCGCTCGCAGGCGCTGCACTGGCTCATCGGCGGCCGCCGCCTCGTCTCGGTCGCCGGCGCGCACGGCAAGACGACCTCGACCGGCATGATCGTCACGGCGCTGCGCGCGCTCGAGGTCGACCCCACCTTCGTCAACGGCGGCGTGCTCGCCGACCTCGGTGCCTCGAGCGGCACGGGCTCCGACGACCTGGTCGTCATCGAGGCGGACGAGTCGGACGGTACCTTCGAGCTCTACGACACCGCCGTCGCACTCATCACGAACGTCGACCCCGATCACCTCGACCACTACGGCTCGCGCGACGCGTTCGACGCCGCGTTCGCCCGATTCGCGGATGCCGCGAGCGAAGCCGTCGTGATCTCCTCCGACGACGCGGGCGCCCGCGCCGTGCGGGAGCGCATCACGCACGCGAACGTCGTGACCTTCGGCGAGGACTCGGCCGCCGACGTCCGGCTGAGCGGCATCCGGACCGACGGTCCCGTCGCCTTCACGCTGACCGCCGACGGCGAGAGCGTCGACGTGCAGCTGCGGGTCCCGGGGGCGCACAACGCCGTGAACGCGGCCGGTGCTGTCGCGGTCCTGCGCGTGCTCGGACACTCGCTCACCGATGCCGCCCGCGCGGTCGAGGGCTTCGGCGGGACGGTCCGGCGCTTCGAGCTGCACGGCGTCGCGCAGGGCGTCAGCGTCTACGACGACTACGCACACCACCCCACGGAGGTCGCCGCAGCCCTCTCGGCCGCGCGCACGGTCGTGGGGGAGGGACGCATCATCGCGATCCAGCAGCCGCACACGTACTCGCGTACGCAGGAGATGTACCGCGAGTTCGCGGAGGTCCTCGAGACCCACGCCGACCACACGGTCATGCTCGACGTCTACGGTGCGCGAGAGGATCCGGTGCCCGGAGTCACCGGCGAGCTCGTCAGCGGGGCTTTCACCGATCCCGAGCACGTGCACTACGTCCCCGACTGGCAGGCGGCCGCCGACTACACGGCCCGCATCGCCCGGCCCGGAGATTACGTCATCACCCTGGGCTGCGGGAACGTGTATCAGATCATCCCGCAGGTGCTCGAGGCGCTCTCGCGCACCGAGGCCGCGGCGGTCTGA
- a CDS encoding glycosyltransferase, with protein sequence MTTTLLAGGGTAGHVNPLLAVADGLRARDASDEVLVLGTREGLEARLVPLRGYELLFVDKVPFPRRPNGAAARFPARFLRAVADVRRMIRERRVDVVVGFGGYAAAPAYVAARRERIPFVVHEANAKPGLANVLGARGASGVGVAFEGTPLRGSRVVGMPLRREIVDLDAHALRDEAARHFGLDATRPTLLVFGGSLGALRLNTAFGGAWRDVLDAGWQLLHVTGQNSDLPDPGAAGYAVVRYVDRMDLAFALADFIVSRSGAATVSEISALGIPAVYVPYAVGNGEQSLNAAAAVRAGAARLIPDAEFTPDRVRSEIVPLLRDDAGRDAMRAAAARAGTRVGTENVIAMIDEALTR encoded by the coding sequence GTGACGACCACTCTTCTGGCCGGCGGCGGCACCGCCGGGCACGTGAACCCCCTGCTCGCCGTCGCGGACGGTCTGCGCGCTCGCGACGCCTCCGACGAGGTCCTCGTCCTCGGGACGCGCGAGGGCCTCGAGGCCCGTCTCGTGCCGTTGCGCGGCTACGAGCTCCTGTTCGTCGACAAGGTTCCCTTCCCGCGTCGCCCGAACGGCGCCGCGGCGCGGTTCCCCGCTCGGTTCCTCCGTGCGGTCGCCGACGTCCGGCGGATGATCCGCGAGCGCCGGGTCGACGTCGTCGTCGGCTTCGGGGGATACGCCGCCGCCCCCGCGTACGTGGCCGCGCGCCGTGAGCGAATTCCCTTCGTCGTCCACGAGGCCAACGCCAAGCCGGGGCTCGCGAACGTCCTGGGCGCCCGCGGCGCCTCCGGGGTGGGTGTGGCGTTCGAGGGCACGCCCCTGCGCGGTTCGCGGGTCGTCGGCATGCCGTTGCGGCGCGAGATCGTCGACCTCGACGCTCACGCTCTCCGCGACGAGGCGGCTCGTCACTTCGGTCTGGATGCCACCCGCCCCACGCTCCTCGTCTTCGGCGGCTCGCTCGGGGCGCTGCGCCTGAACACGGCGTTCGGCGGAGCCTGGCGCGACGTGCTCGACGCGGGCTGGCAGCTCCTGCACGTGACGGGGCAGAACTCCGACCTGCCCGACCCCGGTGCCGCCGGGTACGCGGTCGTCCGCTACGTCGATCGGATGGACCTGGCCTTCGCCCTCGCGGACTTCATCGTCTCGCGATCGGGTGCCGCGACCGTCAGCGAGATCAGTGCGCTGGGCATTCCGGCGGTGTACGTGCCGTACGCCGTGGGAAACGGCGAGCAGAGCCTGAACGCCGCCGCAGCCGTGCGTGCGGGAGCGGCTCGCCTGATCCCCGACGCCGAGTTCACCCCCGATCGCGTCCGTTCCGAGATCGTGCCGCTGCTGCGCGACGACGCGGGACGCGACGCCATGCGCGCCGCAGCCGCCCGCGCCGGCACTCGCGTCGGCACCGAGAACGTCATCGCGATGATCGACGAGGCCCTGACGCGCTGA
- the ftsW gene encoding putative lipid II flippase FtsW, which translates to MRVTTTAPPPRQTPDEPSTPGLAARVSLGRAFRPVSTEFLLITSAALLLTGFGLVMVLSATSALDGGQNPFDHVLKQGVFAVVGIPLMFALSRAPMAFWKKIAWPVLIFATLFQLLVYVPGLGIESYGNRNWVQIAGFQFQPAEFLKLALALWMGAVLYRKRRLLTAWKHVFIPVVPVAVLVIGTVLGGKDLGTVMILVLVVLGALFFAGIKLRMFIVPAVLSVGVVLASAVGSENRMARITSLFNPDDASCYYTSCYQSLHGVWGLASGGLLGLGLGNSKEKYDWLPAAANDYIFAIIGEELGLIGCLVVLLLFALFAVGAFHIIRRTDDTFVRIVAGAITLWIVGQALVNIGVVLRIFPVLGVPLPFMSQGGTSLLSVLIACGVLLSCARTLPDRRSKTPAAPARAARRR; encoded by the coding sequence ATGCGAGTGACCACGACGGCCCCGCCGCCCCGGCAGACTCCCGACGAGCCCTCCACCCCCGGTCTCGCCGCGCGCGTGTCCCTGGGCCGTGCTTTCCGCCCGGTCTCGACCGAGTTCCTGCTGATCACGTCGGCTGCCCTCCTGCTCACGGGTTTCGGGCTCGTGATGGTGCTGTCGGCGACCTCGGCTCTCGACGGAGGGCAGAACCCCTTCGATCACGTCTTGAAACAGGGCGTCTTCGCCGTGGTCGGCATCCCTCTGATGTTCGCCCTGAGTCGCGCACCGATGGCGTTCTGGAAGAAGATCGCCTGGCCGGTCCTGATTTTCGCGACGCTGTTCCAGCTCCTCGTCTACGTGCCCGGCCTCGGCATCGAGTCGTACGGAAACCGCAACTGGGTGCAGATCGCCGGGTTCCAGTTCCAGCCCGCCGAGTTCTTGAAGCTCGCACTCGCCCTGTGGATGGGTGCGGTGCTCTACCGCAAACGCCGTCTGCTGACCGCGTGGAAGCACGTGTTCATCCCGGTCGTGCCGGTGGCCGTCCTCGTCATCGGGACCGTGCTCGGGGGAAAAGACCTCGGCACGGTGATGATCCTCGTCCTCGTGGTGCTCGGCGCCCTGTTCTTCGCCGGGATCAAGCTCCGCATGTTCATCGTCCCTGCGGTGCTGTCGGTGGGGGTGGTCCTCGCCTCGGCGGTCGGCAGCGAGAACCGCATGGCGCGTATCACGAGCCTGTTCAATCCCGACGACGCCTCCTGCTACTACACCTCCTGCTACCAGTCCCTGCACGGGGTCTGGGGTCTCGCGAGCGGGGGGCTCCTGGGGCTCGGTCTCGGCAACTCGAAAGAGAAGTACGACTGGCTCCCGGCGGCCGCGAACGACTACATCTTCGCGATCATCGGCGAAGAGCTCGGTCTGATCGGATGCCTCGTGGTCCTGCTGCTGTTCGCGCTGTTCGCGGTCGGCGCGTTCCACATCATCCGTCGCACCGATGACACCTTCGTGCGGATCGTCGCCGGCGCGATCACCCTCTGGATCGTCGGGCAGGCGCTCGTGAACATCGGCGTCGTCCTGCGCATCTTCCCGGTGCTCGGCGTCCCGCTGCCGTTCATGTCGCAGGGCGGCACGTCGCTGCTGTCGGTGCTCATCGCGTGCGGTGTCCTGCTGTCGTGCGCGCGGACGCTGCCCGACCGCCGCTCCAAGACGCCCGCGGCCCCCGCGCGCGCAGCCCGACGCCGCTGA
- the murD gene encoding UDP-N-acetylmuramoyl-L-alanine--D-glutamate ligase codes for MSDLSTLTSWYADWKGLRVAVLGLSVTGFSAADTLAELGAEVLVVTEKADEEYARLLPVIGARLHVGPLAEPPAELVDFAPEVVLASPGFPPSHPVIRWAIENAVPLWGDVELAWRVRDKVVRPDGSPADWILITGTNGKTTTTRLTAEMLVAGGLRAAPVGNIGAPVLDAVRDPNGFDALVVELSSHQLWYLNRQTGPEALSPHAAVCLNLADDHLEWHGSAEAYRDAKAGVYARTRVACVYNKADVATREMVEDAEVEEGARAIGFDLGVPGPSDFGVVDGILVDRAFLEERATSALELTTVADLADVGLAAPHVVANILAASALARSLGVSPADIHDALERFRLDPHRIQVVAAHAGVTWVDDSKATNPHAASSSLAAYPGAVWIVGGLLKGVDLSDLVRSRGVRARAAIIIGTERAAVVTAFERHAPEVPVFEVDHTETEDVMTRVVELAAGVAQDGDTVLLAPAAASFDQFASYSDRGERFADAVRAWLANEDGTTRQL; via the coding sequence ATGAGCGATCTCTCCACCCTCACGAGCTGGTACGCCGATTGGAAGGGCCTGCGCGTCGCGGTGCTCGGTCTGTCGGTCACCGGGTTCTCCGCCGCCGACACGCTCGCCGAGCTCGGCGCCGAGGTTCTCGTGGTCACCGAGAAGGCCGACGAGGAGTACGCGCGCCTGCTGCCCGTCATCGGGGCGCGGCTCCACGTCGGACCGCTCGCGGAACCGCCGGCCGAACTGGTCGACTTCGCGCCCGAGGTCGTGCTCGCGTCCCCGGGGTTCCCCCCATCGCACCCCGTCATCCGGTGGGCGATCGAGAACGCCGTCCCGCTCTGGGGAGACGTCGAGCTCGCGTGGCGGGTGCGTGACAAGGTCGTGCGTCCCGACGGCTCGCCGGCCGACTGGATCCTCATCACCGGCACGAACGGCAAGACCACCACGACGCGCCTCACCGCGGAGATGCTCGTCGCGGGCGGACTGCGCGCCGCCCCGGTGGGCAACATCGGGGCCCCCGTGCTCGACGCCGTCCGCGACCCGAACGGCTTCGACGCCCTCGTCGTCGAACTGTCGAGCCACCAGCTCTGGTACCTCAACCGCCAGACCGGGCCCGAGGCTCTGTCCCCGCATGCCGCGGTCTGCCTCAACCTCGCCGACGACCACCTCGAATGGCACGGCAGCGCCGAGGCCTATCGTGACGCGAAGGCGGGGGTCTACGCCCGGACGCGCGTGGCGTGCGTCTACAACAAGGCCGACGTCGCCACGCGCGAGATGGTCGAGGATGCCGAGGTCGAGGAGGGGGCTCGGGCGATCGGCTTCGACCTGGGTGTGCCCGGACCGAGCGACTTCGGTGTGGTCGACGGCATCCTGGTCGATCGGGCGTTCCTCGAGGAGCGTGCCACGTCCGCCCTCGAGCTGACGACGGTGGCCGACCTGGCCGACGTCGGGCTCGCCGCGCCGCACGTGGTGGCGAACATCCTCGCCGCGAGCGCGCTCGCTCGCTCACTCGGCGTGTCACCGGCCGACATCCACGACGCTCTCGAGCGCTTCCGCCTCGACCCGCATCGCATCCAGGTCGTCGCCGCGCACGCGGGTGTCACGTGGGTCGACGACTCCAAGGCGACCAACCCGCACGCGGCGTCGTCGTCGCTCGCCGCGTACCCCGGCGCGGTGTGGATCGTGGGCGGCCTGCTGAAGGGCGTCGATCTCAGCGATCTCGTCCGTTCGCGCGGGGTCCGTGCCCGAGCGGCGATCATCATCGGCACGGAGCGGGCGGCCGTCGTGACGGCGTTCGAGCGACACGCCCCCGAGGTGCCGGTTTTCGAGGTCGACCACACCGAGACTGAGGACGTCATGACACGCGTCGTCGAACTGGCGGCGGGCGTCGCGCAGGACGGGGACACCGTGCTCCTCGCCCCGGCGGCGGCGTCCTTCGACCAGTTCGCGTCGTACTCCGACCGCGGTGAGCGATTCGCCGACGCGGTGCGGGCATGGCTCGCGAACGAAGACGGAACGACCCGACAGCTTTGA
- the mraY gene encoding phospho-N-acetylmuramoyl-pentapeptide-transferase, with protein MRSLLTSAGISLAFTLFLTPVFLRWFRRWGWGQVIRTPENVHNPSHGAKRGTPTMGGTIFILGTIIGYFIGSYAGNNPPTISGLLVLWLMLGFGVVGFIDDYMKVRLQNSLGLSGWRKIAGQVIVTVPFAVVALNFPNAFGQTPASGYISIFRDIQVLSLFALGPIVGWLLYLAWISLIGTAASNSVNVADGLDGLAAGSGIFVIGAYSLMAFWQNKQMCADVLDPTVQAGCYAVRDPFDLAIVSASFVGALVGFLWWNAPKAKVFMGDCGSMAIGGVIAAMAILTRTELLLILIAGVYVIASGSVILQRAYFKITRGKRLFLMSPLHHHLEMRGWPEVTIVVRMWIIAGLLAVSGVGFFYVEWLSRV; from the coding sequence GTGAGATCACTACTGACATCGGCGGGGATCTCGCTGGCCTTCACCCTGTTCCTCACGCCGGTCTTCCTGCGATGGTTCCGGCGGTGGGGCTGGGGTCAGGTCATCCGTACCCCCGAGAACGTGCACAACCCCTCCCACGGGGCCAAGCGCGGAACGCCCACGATGGGCGGCACGATCTTCATCCTGGGCACGATCATCGGGTACTTCATCGGCTCCTACGCCGGAAACAACCCTCCGACGATCTCCGGACTCCTGGTCCTGTGGCTCATGCTCGGCTTCGGCGTCGTGGGCTTCATCGACGACTACATGAAGGTGCGCCTGCAGAACAGCCTCGGACTGTCGGGGTGGCGCAAGATCGCGGGCCAGGTCATCGTGACGGTACCGTTCGCCGTCGTCGCGCTGAACTTCCCCAACGCCTTTGGTCAGACGCCGGCGTCGGGATACATCTCGATCTTCCGCGACATCCAGGTCCTGTCGCTGTTCGCGCTCGGTCCGATCGTCGGATGGCTGCTGTACCTCGCGTGGATCTCGCTGATCGGCACCGCGGCATCCAATTCGGTCAACGTCGCCGACGGTCTCGACGGACTCGCCGCGGGCTCCGGCATCTTCGTGATCGGCGCCTACAGTCTGATGGCGTTCTGGCAGAACAAGCAGATGTGCGCGGACGTCCTCGATCCCACGGTGCAGGCCGGATGCTATGCGGTGCGCGATCCGTTCGATCTGGCGATCGTGTCGGCGTCGTTCGTCGGCGCTCTCGTCGGGTTCCTCTGGTGGAACGCCCCGAAGGCCAAGGTCTTCATGGGCGACTGCGGATCGATGGCGATCGGTGGCGTGATCGCGGCCATGGCGATCCTCACCCGTACCGAACTCCTGCTGATCCTCATCGCCGGCGTGTACGTGATCGCCTCCGGGTCCGTCATCCTGCAGCGCGCGTACTTCAAGATCACGCGGGGTAAACGTCTGTTCCTCATGAGCCCTCTGCACCACCACCTCGAGATGAGGGGATGGCCCGAGGTGACCATCGTCGTGCGCATGTGGATCATCGCGGGTCTGCTCGCGGTGTCCGGCGTCGGCTTCTTCTACGTCGAATGGCTCTCCCGCGTATGA